One Numenius arquata chromosome 9, bNumArq3.hap1.1, whole genome shotgun sequence DNA window includes the following coding sequences:
- the LOC141468787 gene encoding interferon-induced very large GTPase 1-like: MGLQEDLLEDEKKAKKLLAEACEKEGLDYAYWLPKLSEKLGVKSKEALKHLQHEDYLKLECEVRYPWETKALQKLLELTDNKGSFEKLHKERLEMIKKTQEEAKQLLKELKEMRKSHSHNKDVRRQKEEALWNAMEIPKEYWAPPEKSLLDMLESIQKQLEQQESSVGRGENVSDMEVLRRASGGLALQGIYKTSRVDDVLAKRDQIIRVPDGFKLTGPEQGSLLERKEFSSSAEEASFTKSMEQLGFSISVCAKAGFWGFNAETDTDYSKSSQSEATRQSRSEQSYLCTTKYQYIPLASCYFQKHQLCLSEAALQELQDIEHLLSITPEGDRPNMLKSRCGSFFSRFGSHVNQGPLHFGGIFWWKASMEGFRVEQREEVKRQASEALNSYIGASYSGFAVSVGVDVEVSKSSLQSSVYGRDGKSAHTAVHLYVTSTGGPAGTDSLPQWKSGLVANNSTWCVIDRGFQLTPVWDIILFNHSNDFESAYQVSSSLRAAYEALTNRSAIPMFGEELVSAVEEARAFVEYVKDWDRTVDEKKLLELKNFKQFLNEKTKNHSVWINMCLSDRALQEFLVNIVEFCKKSPPENITYIKFLLRCLLDPHIYSVKDFPRSSFIMQWIFHIEKTLPETPNVSELEDLTKTLLQMKEYIQEVTYALETSASAVHEAKIKATLTASLAIYSLLQCLQERKQKDVELLVLLITTSVGYQMESSTFQYLLGCPEINFMTTEMQTGHQEYLNLKEQDLYRAQAHLLLTGLTVTPEHKAVSPEQKKERLVFMEDHMKNLWSAEIKTLLEKHRALKDWEMLESGLHSLISGHLDDTCDEAKKHSIIKDMEDTFQRVEPSSQPKPTPDAGKSNPSQAVANQEFLHLLKRLGLENHYPKKMGTEDFHIIYKTSLHDSQPSEDKELPFYFLQKLLTVDYRVRYLTCQDKTNPGPAPGPNPTEREQEPSDSFDDFFTGLEEEAPRSATGESHVHPMDLQMAIFHCADDFMRQYISTKLAFCQFALPLLVPNPCTSQIEFPIWSLSQIKKSWKGAEKSGTQVRINNYKNKLIYQAETPIVSFIRIGSSPSSSKSQILNALLSKQKHDTFFHRHCKGSTKDCLLMKGVVEISWYCPRGSDDDSFGCCVAFCNLHGDARDHDEQLQFLQEISAVNVAFVSEADQSDKRAMKILRDLWQSQRPLVCLFTEKENVAAGRSSQNVKIGMKNRNEAELMEELRKTIRDLLEKSNTLFSLDACLGRARKHGFVVDEDTDACVTAKGKAEALVKLLKEKKLFEIKSQLLPLQGKLWYMWCKKDKELTRLQEKRNKSIEHHRSQIETEKSVIRRKQLEKAFPLNQLMKSVLRFLQSQPADSKKYFLQWMKVFMDDLSSDRLDELRRQYHQLWSRILAIKKNSEKIDMKPVLMSELEALSNEINDSSIGLEHILREVGQIYEALESTTSKDKHFNKLPEIAAALMVSGYPIELMDGDASYVPLRWVGAIFDSLIEKLGDKRVFVLSVLGIQSTGKSTLLNAMFGLQFNVSAGRCTRGAFMQLIKVDEKLQQELDFDYMLVVDTEGLRAIELANKQSLNHDNELATFVIGIGNMTLINIFGENPSEMQDVLQIAVQAFLRMKQVNLSPSCLFVHQNVGEITAKEQNMEGQRRLQEKLDEMTVIAAQQEFCDVSCFSDVIHFDVNTHIHYFAHLWEGNPPMAPPNPTYSQNVQELKSKILQAAKKEAQGSVLRLSSLKARISDLWNALLNENFIFSFKNSVEIAAYKKLETAFSKWTWDLRSHILDLQMKLDNKIRNGDLQKVTTDYLEKQVQEKSDDITKDMEKYFSQDRDCEILVQWKSSTELKLKEVKESLLLETRKKCENLIELRKNQSKLDERKSEYENELLKKSRELALSLKGQRLSERELRNKFLSLWAGWISEVSSAAPPLEKVDIDAEIEGVLLDHFKEPKLHERIRKFLRRKEFSVDLKKHIAKKKQYVIFNRSIDDADSSTMHRITENIIGCVKANIDKKEKEKRDYSQSFIHEILNEVQKGINSVPDSANYSFNKDYAIDLSLYLCGMAAERFKAMHSAFRKANNPTIYLESKREDFFTCFQISCQGATSVTTFAIFLCDKIGPALQQAVYEKTALAIARDMKGKVPDFSGNRASLEVCLLRYMAEEEKFENFREYLSSPRDFLQSYIRKRVEEYCSENRRLERFLDDSLTHCYECILSAVSASTNVVKDRIDRNDKISLWLDAFCQELGEVLSLPRRDLKGIEHQEVTDIEFLNKAVTESLSAMKDQLKKELATAEMSSFERQPHEILAEQFSGCWEQCPFCGSLCTNTMSDHDGDHQLVFHRPEVLGGSKWHNTDNLVIDICSSSITSECLFSIGEDKWIPYKRYRDAGPPYSTWNILPDSSMQAYWKWFVSHFQADLERWYNGKFQGKGEIPDSWQRITKQQALDELEQR, encoded by the coding sequence ATGGGTTTACAGGAGGACTTACTAGAGGATGAGAAAAAGGCTAAAAAACTACTGGCAGAAGCATGTGAGAAGGAAGGGCTGGATTATGCATACTGGCTCCCCAAACTGTCGGAGAAACTGGGTGTCAAGTCCAAAGAAGCCCTGAAACACCTGCAACATGAAGACTACCTGAAGCTGGAGTGCGAAGTACGGTACCCCTGGGAAACAAAGGCGCTCCAGAAACTCCTGGAACTAACAGACAACAAAGGAAGCTTTGAGAAGCTGCATAAGGAGCGCTTGGAGATGATAAAGAAGACACAAGAAGAGGCCAAGCAATTGCTGAAGGAGCTGAAAGAAATGCGCAAGAGCCACAGCCACAACAAGGACGTTAGAAGACAGAAAGAGGAGGCTCTGTGGAACGCCATGGAGATTCCCAAAGAGTACTGGGCCCCACCGGAGAAGTCATtgctggacatgctggagagcatccagaagcagctggagcagcaggagtCGTCAGTGGGCAGGGGTGAGAACGTCTCGGACATGGAGGTCCTGAGGCGGGCGTCGGGGGGGCTGGCCCTGCAGGGCATTTACAAAACCAGCAGGGTCGATGATGTGCTGGCAAAGCGAGACCAGATCATCAGGGTTCCTGATGGGTTCAAGCTCACGGGTCCGGAGCAAGGGTCGCTGCTTGAGAGGAAGGagttctcctcctctgcagaggaaGCCTCTTTCACCAAGTCCATGGAGCAGCTGGGGTTCAGCATCAGTGTTTGTGCCAAAGCCGGGTTCTGGGGGTTTAACGCTGAAACTGATACGGATTATAGCAAGTCCTCGCAGTCGGAGGCCACCCGCCAGTCCCGGTCTGAGCAGAGCTACCTTTGCACCACCAAGTACCAGTACATCCCGCTGGCCTCCTGCTACTTCCAAAAGCACCAGCTCTGCCTCTCGGAAGCGgccctgcaggagctgcaggataTCGAGCACCTTCTGAGCATCACTCCGGAAGGGGACAGGCCCAACATGCTGAAGAGCAGGTGCGGGAGCTTCTTCAGCAGGTTTGGGTCCCACGTGAACCAGGGGCCCCTCCACTTTGGGGGGATATTCTGGTGGAAGGCGTCTATGGAAGGGTTCCGGGTCGAGCAGCGGGAAGAGGTGAAGCGACAGGCGTCGGAAGCCCTGAACAGCTACATCGGGGCCAGCTACAGCGGCTTCGCCGTCAGCGTGGGGGTGGACGTGGAGGTGTCGAAGTCCAGTTTGCAGTCTTCTGTCTACGGAAGAGATGGAAAGAGTGCCCACACGGCGGTCCATCTCTACGTGACCAGCACCGGGGGCCCAGCAGGGACGGATTCTCTTCCTCAGTGGAAATCGGGGCTTGTGGCTAATAACTCAACCTGGTGTGTCATCGACCGAGGGTTTCAGCTGACCCCGGTGTGGGATATAATCCTCTTCAATCACAGCAATGACTTTGAGTCGGCCTATCAAGTGAGCAGCAGCCTCAGGGCTGCGTACGAAGCGCTAACGAACCGCAGTGCCATCCCCATGTTTGGAGAGGAGCTGGTCAGCGCGGTGGAGGAGGCCAGGGCTTTCGTGGAGTACGTGAAGGACTGGGACAGGACAGTGGATGAAAAGAAGCTGCTCGAGCTGAAAAATTTCAAACAGTTTCTGAACGAAAAAACCAAGAACCATAGCGTCTGGATCAACATGTGCCTGTCGGACAGAGCTCTGCAGGAGTTCCTGGTGAACATCGTTGAGTTTTGCAAGAAGTCACCTCCAGAAAACATCACCTATATCAAGTTTCTGCTGAGGTGCCTCCTGGATCCTCACATCTACTCTGTCAAGGacttccccaggtcttccttcaTTATGCAATGGATCTTCCATATCGAGAAAACGCTTCCCGAAACTCCCAATGTTTCTGAGCTTGAAGATCTCACCAAGACACTGCTGCAAATGAAGGAGTACATCCAGGAAGTCACCTATGCACTGGAAACCTCTGCATCTGCTGTtcacgaagcaaagataaaagccACCTTGACTGCAAGCCTAGCGATTTATTCCTTGCTCCAGTGTCTccaggaaaggaaacagaaagacGTAGAACTGTTGGTGCTCCTAATTACGACCAGCGTGGGATACCAGATGGAAAGCAGCACTTTTCAGTACCTCCTTGGATGTCCAGAGATTAACTTCATGACAACTGAAATGCAAACGGGACATCAGGAGTATCTGAATCTGAAGGAGCAAGACCTTTACAGAGCCCAGGCCCACCTGCTGCTGACAGGTCTGACTGTAACGCCCGAGCATAAAGCGGTGTCCCCGGAGCAGAAGAAGGAGCGTTTAGTTTTCATGGAAGATCACATGAAAAACTTATGGTCCGCAGAGATAAAAACTCTCCTCGAAAAGCACCGTGCACTCAAAGACTGGGAGATGCTGGAAAGCGGCTTGCATTCCCTCATCAGTGGGCACCTGGATGACACATGTGACGAAGCGAAGAAACACAGCATAATCAAAGACATGGAAGACACTTTTCAAAGAGTAGAACCTTCCAGTCAGCCCAAACCCACACCTGACGCCGGCAAATCCAACCCAAGTCAAGCCGTTGCAAACCAAGAGTTCCTCCACTTACTCAAGCGCCTTGGACTAGAAAATCACTATCCCAAAAAAATGGGGACGGAAGATTTCCACATCATATACAAGACGTCTTTACACGACAGCCAGCCCAGCGAGGACAAGGAACTACCCTTTTACTTCTTGCAAAAGCTATTGACGGTGGACTATCGGGTGAGGTACCTGACTTGCCAAGACAAGACCAACCCAGGACCCGCACCCGGGCCAAACCCCACAGAGCGAGAACAGGAACCCTCGGATTCCTTTGATGACTTTTTCACTGGCTTGGAGGAAGAAGCTCCCAGATCTGCAACCGGGGAGAGCCATGTGCACCCCATGGACCTCCAGATGGCAATTTTTCATTGCGCCGACGATTTCATGAGACAGTACATTTCGACAAAGCTTGCTTTCTGCCAATTTGCGCTACCTCTGCTGGTACCGAACCCCTGCACTTCTCAGATCGAGTTCCCCATCTGGTCCCTCAGCCAAATCAAAAAGAGCTGGAAAGGGGCTGAGAAGTCGGGAACGCAGGTGAGAATTAACAATTACAAAAACAAACTCATTTACCAGGCAGAGACGCCCATCGTGTCCTTCATCCGCATCGGcagttctccctcctcttccaagTCTCAGATCCTGAATGCTCTGCTGAGCAAACAAAAGCACGACACGTTCTTCCACCGGCACTGCAAAGGCAGCACCAAAGACTGTCTGCTGATGAAAGGGGTGGTGGAGATCTCCTGGTACTGTCCCCGGGGCAGCGACGACGACAGCTTTGGCTGCTGCGTGGCTTTCTGCAACCTGCACGGAGACGCGAGGGACCACGATGAGCAGCTGCAGTTTTTGCAGGAGATATCTGCTGTGAACGTGGCTTTCGTGTCCGAGGCTGACCAGAGCGACAAGAGAGCCATGAAAATTTTGCGCGACCTGTGGCAGTCGCAGAGGCCTTTGGTTTGTCTTTTCACCGAAAAGGAGAATGTGGCAGCTGGCCGATCCAGCCAGAACGTAAAAATCGGTATGAAGAACAGAAACGAGGCAGAATTAATGGAGGAGCTGAGAAAAACAATCAGGGATCTCCTGGAAAAGTCTAACACCCTTTTCAGCCTCGACGCCTGCCTGGGCAGAGCCCGCAAGCACGGGTTCGTAGTCGACGAGGATACAGACGCGTGTGTGacagccaaaggaaaggctgaggcgCTGGTGAAGCTCCTGAAGGAAAAGAAGTTGTTTGAGATCAAatcccagctgctgcctcttcaAGGAAAACTGTGGTACATGTGGTGCAAAAAGGACAAGGAGCTCACTCGCTTGCAGGAGAAGAGGAACAAGAGCATCGAGCACCATCGGAGCCAAATTGAGACGGAGAAGTCAGTGATAAGAagaaagcagctggagaaagcGTTCCCCCTCAACCAGCTGATGAAATCAGTCCTTCGCTTTCTCCAGTCGCAGCCAGCAGACAGCAAGAAATACTTCCTGCAGTGGATGAAGGTCTTTATGGATGACCTGTCCTCCGACCGCCTCGACGAACTGAGGAGGCAATATCACCAGTTATGGTCTCGGATCCTGGCAATAAAGAAAAACAGCGAAAAGATTGATATGAAACCTGTGCTGATGAGTGAGTTAGAAGCCCTCTCCAATGAGATCAACGATTCCTCCATTGGCCTCGAGCATATCTTGAGAGAGGTGGGGCAGATCTATGAAGCTCTGGAATCAACTACATCAAAGGATAAGCATTTCAACAAACTGCCTGAAATTGCAGCTGCTCTGATGGTTTCGGGGTATCCCATCGAGCTGATGGATGGGGATGCTTCTTACGTACCATTGCGATGGGTCGGGGCAATCTTTGACAGTTTAATCGAGAAGCTCGGAGACAAGCGAGTGTTCGTTCTCTCGGTGCTGGGCATCCAGAGCACAGGGAAGTCAACCCTGTTGAACGCCATGTTTGGTCTTCAGTTTAATGTCAGCGCAGGGAGATGCACCCGGGGAGCGTTTATGCAGCTAATTAAAGTGGACGAGAAGCTGCAGCAGGAGTTGGACTTTGATTACATGCTCGTCGTTGACACAGAGGGACTTCGCGCCATCGAGTTGGCCAACAAACAGTCCCTGAATCATGACAACGAGCTGGCCACCTTTGTCATTGGCATCGGCAACATGACTCTCATCAATATCTTTGGAGAAAATCCTTCAGAAATGCAAGACGTCCTTCAGATCGCCGTGCAGGCTTTCCTGAGGATGAAGCAAGTAAATCTTTCCCCGAGCTGCCTGTTCGTACACCAAAACGTGGGAGAAATAACTGCCAAGGAGCAGAACATGGAAGGACAAAGACGCCTGCAGGAGAAGCTGGATGAAATGACTGTGATCGCCGCCCAGCAGGAATTCTGTGATGTCTCCTGCTTCAGCGATGTCATCCACTTTGACGTCAACACCCACATTCATTACTTTGCTCACCTGTGGGAAGGAAACCCCCCAATGGCACCGCCCAACCCCACCTACAGCCAGAACGTCCAGGAATTAAAGAGCAAAATCCTCCAGGCTGCCAAGAAGGAGGCGCAGGGCAGCGTTTTGAGGCTCTCGAGCTTGAAAGCTCGAATTAGTGACCTCTGGAACGCTTTGCTGAATGAGAACTTCATTTTCAGCTTCAAGAACTCGGTGGAGATCGCTGCATACAAGAAACTGGAAACCGCCTTTAGTAAGTGGACCTGGGATCTGAGGAGCCACATCTTAGACTTGCAAATGAAACTGGACAACAAAATTCGGAACGGGGACCTGCAGAAGGTCACCACAGACTACCTTGAAAAACAAGTGCAAGAGAAAAGCGATGACATCACGAAAGACATGGAAAAGTATTTCAGCCAAGACAGAGACTGTGAGATCCTGGTCCAGTGGAAAAGCAGCACGGAACTGAAGCTGAAAGAAGTGAAAGAATCTCTTCTTCTCGAAACAAGGAAGAAGTGCGAGAACCTTATCGAACTGAGGAAGAACCAGTCTAAACTGGATGAAAGGAAGTCAGAATATGAGAACGAGCTCCTGAAAAAGAGCAGGGAGTTGGCTCTGTCTCTAAAAGGCCAGAGATTGAGTGAAAGAGAACTGAGAAacaaatttctttctctctgggcaggctggatttCTGAAgtctcctctgctgctccccctCTGGAAAAGGTTGATATCGATGCGGAAATAGAAGGAGTCCTTCTAGATCACTTTAAGGAGCCGAAATTGCATGAAAGAATCAGGAAATTTCTCAGACGCAAAGAATTTTCTGTGGACTTGAAGAAACATATTGCTAAGAAAAAACAGTATGTGATCTTCAATAGGAGTATCGATGATGCCGACAGCAGCACAATGCACCGCATTACGGAGAACATCATAGGCTGCGTGAAGGCAAACATTgataagaaggaaaaggagaagagggatTACAGCCAAAGTTTTATTCATGAAATACTAAACGAAGTACAGAAAGGTATTAACTCTGTCCCTGACAGTGCAAATTACAGTTTTAACAAGGATTACGCGATAGACTTGTCGCTGTATCTCTGCGGAATGGCCGCAGAGAGGTTTAAAGCCATGCACTCGGCATTCAGGAAAGCAAATAATCCCACCATCTACCTGGAGAGCAAGAGAGAAGATTTCTTTACCTGTTTCCAGATTTCCTGCCAAGGAGCCACTTCTGTCACAACATTTGCCATTTTCCTGTGTGACAAGattggcccagctctccagcaggcGGTCTATGAGAAGACAGCTCTTGCCATAGCTCGAGACATGAAGGGTAAAGTCCCAGATTTCAGCGGCAACAGAGCCTCCCTGGAGGTTTGCCTGCTGAGGTACAtggcagaagaagaaaagtttgAGAATTTCAGGGAGTACCTTAGTTCCCCACGCGACTTCTTACAGAGTTACATTCGGAAGCGTGTTGAGGAGTACTGCTCTGAGAACAGGAGGCTGGAGAGGTTTTTAGATGACTCCCTTACCCACTGCTACGAATGCATCCTCTCAGCCGTTTCTGCATCAACCAACGTTGTCAAAGACCGAATAGACAGAAATGACAAAATCTCCCTTTGGCTGGATGCATTTTGCCAGGAACTTGGAGAGGTGCTAAGCTTGCCCAGAAGGGACCTGAAGGGCATCGAGCACCAGGAGGTAACAGACATAGAGTTCCTGAATAAAGCCGTGACAGAATCGCTGTCTGCCATGAAGGACCAGCTCAAGAAGGAGCTCGCTACTGCTGAGATGAGCTCCTTCGAAAGGCAGCCTCACGAAATCCTGGCGGAGCAGTTTTCAGGGTGCTGGGAGCAGTGTCCCTTTTGTGGGTCTCTCTGCACAAACACCATGTCAGACCATGACGGGGACCATCAGCTCGTCTTCCATCGGCCAGAAGTTTTGGGGGGATCCAAGTGGCATAACACAGACAATCTGGTCATCGATATTTGTTCTAGTAGCATCACAAGTGAATGTTTATTCAGCATTGGTGAAGACAAATGGATCCCCTACAAGAGATACCGGGATGCAGGACCTCCTTATTCCACTTGGAACATTCTTCCTGATTCATCCATGCAAGCGTACTGGAAATGGTTTGTGTCTCATTTCCAGGCAGACCTAGAAAGATGGTACAATGGGAAATTTCAAGGCAAAGGAGAAATCCCTGATTCGTGGCAGAGAATTACAAAGCAGCAAGCACTTGACGAGCTGGAGCAGCGTTAG